One Thalassotalea sediminis DNA segment encodes these proteins:
- the dnaK gene encoding molecular chaperone DnaK, giving the protein MGKIIGIDLGTTNSCVAVLDGDKVRVIENAEGDRTTPSIIAYTEDGETLVGQPAKRQAVTNPNNTLFAIKRLIGRRFEDKEVQRDIGIMPFGIVKADNGDAWVEAKGEKMAPPQVSAEVLKKMKKTAEDYLGESVSEAVITVPAYFNDSQRQATKDAGRIAGLDVKRIINEPTAAALAYGMDKKKGEKVVAVYDLGGGTFDISIIEIDEVEGEHTFEVLATNGDTHLGGEDFDNRMIDYLVEEFKKDQGMDLTKDPLAMQRLKEAAEKAKCELSSAQQTDVNLPYITADASGPKHMNIKVTRAKLESLVEDMVKATLEPLKTALADADLSTSEVTDVILVGGQTRMPLVQKVVTDFFGKEPRKDVNPDEAVASGAAVQAGVLAGDVTDVLLLDVTPLSLGIETMGGVMTKVIDKNTTIPTKQSQTFSTAEDNQAAVTVHVLQGERKQAQANKSLGQFNLEGIDAAPRGMPQIEVTFDIDADGILHVSAKDKNTGKEQKITIKASSGLSDDEVDQMVRDAEANADADAKFEELVTARNQADGMVHATRTQITEAGDDLPAEDKEKIEAALAELETAIKGESKEEIDAKSQAVVEASHKLMEIAQAKAQAQQGGAAPEADATDAGAKPGDDVVDAEFEEVKDDK; this is encoded by the coding sequence ATGGGCAAAATTATTGGTATTGACCTAGGGACAACTAACTCATGTGTAGCTGTTCTTGATGGCGACAAAGTACGTGTTATTGAAAATGCGGAAGGCGATCGTACAACCCCTTCTATTATCGCATATACAGAAGATGGTGAGACATTAGTTGGCCAACCGGCAAAACGCCAAGCGGTAACTAACCCTAACAACACATTATTCGCTATTAAGCGTTTAATCGGTCGTCGCTTTGAAGATAAAGAAGTGCAACGTGATATCGGTATCATGCCTTTTGGTATTGTTAAAGCCGACAATGGCGATGCATGGGTAGAAGCGAAAGGCGAAAAAATGGCGCCACCACAAGTTTCTGCTGAAGTTTTGAAAAAAATGAAGAAGACAGCGGAAGACTATTTGGGCGAGAGCGTATCTGAAGCTGTTATAACTGTTCCTGCTTACTTTAATGATTCACAGCGTCAAGCAACGAAAGATGCTGGTCGTATCGCTGGCTTAGACGTTAAGCGCATTATTAACGAGCCAACTGCAGCTGCACTTGCTTATGGAATGGATAAGAAGAAAGGTGAAAAAGTTGTTGCCGTTTATGACTTAGGTGGTGGTACGTTTGATATCTCAATTATTGAAATTGACGAAGTTGAAGGTGAGCACACTTTTGAAGTACTAGCGACTAACGGTGATACGCACCTTGGTGGTGAAGACTTTGATAATCGCATGATCGATTATTTAGTTGAAGAGTTTAAGAAAGATCAAGGTATGGATCTAACGAAAGATCCTCTTGCGATGCAGCGCCTTAAAGAAGCTGCTGAAAAAGCAAAATGTGAACTTTCATCAGCACAACAAACAGATGTTAATTTACCATACATTACTGCTGATGCGTCAGGTCCAAAGCACATGAACATTAAAGTGACACGTGCAAAACTTGAATCTTTAGTAGAAGACATGGTTAAAGCGACTCTTGAACCATTAAAAACTGCATTGGCAGATGCTGATTTGTCTACCTCAGAGGTTACAGATGTTATTTTGGTTGGTGGTCAAACACGTATGCCACTAGTACAGAAAGTTGTAACGGATTTCTTTGGTAAAGAGCCACGTAAAGACGTTAACCCTGATGAAGCAGTAGCGTCAGGTGCTGCGGTACAGGCTGGTGTTTTAGCTGGTGACGTAACAGACGTATTGTTATTAGATGTAACGCCATTATCGTTAGGTATTGAGACAATGGGTGGTGTGATGACGAAAGTTATCGATAAAAACACAACTATCCCAACTAAGCAATCTCAAACGTTCTCAACGGCAGAAGATAATCAAGCTGCAGTAACTGTGCATGTATTGCAAGGTGAGCGTAAACAAGCACAAGCAAATAAATCTTTAGGTCAATTTAATCTAGAAGGTATTGATGCGGCGCCACGAGGAATGCCTCAAATTGAAGTAACTTTTGATATTGATGCTGATGGTATTTTACATGTATCTGCGAAAGATAAGAATACAGGTAAAGAGCAGAAGATCACTATTAAAGCGTCTTCTGGCTTATCAGACGATGAAGTAGATCAAATGGTACGTGACGCTGAAGCAAATGCTGATGCCGATGCGAAATTTGAAGAGTTAGTTACGGCACGTAACCAAGCTGATGGTATGGTTCATGCGACTCGTACGCAAATTACTGAAGCAGGTGATGATTTACCGGCTGAAGATAAAGAGAAAATTGAAGCTGCACTTGCTGAATTAGAAACAGCAATTAAAGGTGAAAGCAAAGAAGAAATCGATGCTAAATCACAAGCAGTTGTTGAAGCTTCTCATAAGCTAATGGAAATTGCACAAGCGAAAGCGCAAGCACAACAAGGCGGTGCAGCTCCTGAAGCTGATGCAACTGACGCAGGTGCTAAGCCTGGAGATGACGTTGTTGACGCTGAGTTTGAAGAGGTGAAAGACGATAAGTAA
- the grpE gene encoding nucleotide exchange factor GrpE, which yields MSNESSENKSAEELAAEKIIAEAEEQVEEQHDHAHEAISAEQERINELELALAAAQSTVADQKDSVIRAKAEVDNVRRRSAQDVEKARKFALEKFVGELLPVVDNLERAVASFDKDNDETKPMLEGVELTLQSFLSTLEKFDVKSVDPQDQPFNPELHQAMSMQEVEGVEPNTVIAVMQKGYELNGRLVRPAMVMVSKAKPAVDTQA from the coding sequence ATGTCTAATGAATCATCAGAAAATAAAAGTGCAGAGGAATTAGCTGCAGAGAAGATTATCGCAGAAGCGGAAGAGCAAGTTGAAGAACAACATGACCATGCACATGAAGCGATTAGTGCAGAACAAGAGCGTATTAACGAGCTTGAACTTGCTTTAGCGGCAGCGCAATCAACGGTTGCAGATCAAAAAGACTCTGTTATTCGTGCTAAAGCAGAAGTCGATAACGTTCGTCGTCGTAGCGCACAAGATGTTGAAAAAGCACGCAAGTTTGCATTAGAAAAGTTTGTGGGTGAGTTACTACCGGTAGTAGATAACTTAGAAAGAGCTGTGGCATCCTTTGATAAAGATAATGATGAAACTAAACCAATGCTTGAAGGTGTTGAACTTACACTACAAAGCTTTCTAAGTACGCTAGAAAAATTTGATGTGAAAAGTGTTGATCCCCAAGACCAGCCGTTTAATCCTGAATTGCATCAAGCAATGTCAATGCAAGAAGTTGAAGGTGTTGAACCAAACACTGTAATAGCTGTTATGCAAAAGGGCTATGAATTGAACGGCCGCTTAGTGCGTCCTGCGATGGTGATGGTATCAAAAGCAAAGCCTGCGGTAGATACGCAAGCTTAA
- the nadK gene encoding NAD(+) kinase, protein MTTVYSTIGLIGKPKHKGAKHTIETLYEFLYKQGYQVLVESSVSAGLELTELHQRTLVEIGEQADLAIVVGGDGYMLGAARVLSCYNIGVIGVNRGNLGFLTDLAPTELIEPLKQILAGKSHSEQRFIIEAEVYRHGKLKSSNSAVNEAVLHAGKVASMIEFEVYIDGSFMFSQRSDGLIVSTPTGSTAYSMSAGGPILTPNLNALSLVPMFPHTLTSRPIVVDGNSEIKLVLANENYESLQVSCDGHVILAVMPGDEVIIRKSVNTLRLIHPLDHDYFNVLRQKLSWGNKLY, encoded by the coding sequence ATGACAACTGTCTACAGCACAATAGGCCTTATAGGCAAGCCTAAGCATAAAGGCGCAAAACATACGATTGAAACCTTATATGAGTTTTTATATAAACAAGGCTATCAAGTACTCGTTGAGAGCTCCGTTTCAGCTGGACTTGAGTTAACAGAGCTACATCAGCGAACGCTAGTTGAAATAGGTGAACAAGCAGATTTAGCTATCGTAGTTGGCGGAGATGGCTATATGCTTGGTGCTGCGCGTGTACTTTCTTGTTATAACATTGGCGTTATTGGTGTAAACAGGGGTAACCTTGGTTTTTTAACTGATTTAGCACCGACAGAGCTTATTGAGCCACTTAAGCAAATATTAGCTGGCAAATCGCATTCAGAGCAGCGATTCATTATTGAAGCTGAAGTTTATCGTCATGGAAAATTAAAAAGCTCTAACAGCGCAGTAAACGAAGCAGTCCTTCACGCGGGTAAAGTTGCAAGTATGATTGAGTTTGAAGTGTATATCGATGGTAGCTTCATGTTTAGTCAACGCTCTGATGGCTTAATTGTATCGACGCCTACAGGCTCAACTGCATACTCGATGTCTGCAGGTGGACCTATACTTACGCCAAACTTAAATGCGTTATCATTAGTTCCAATGTTTCCACATACGTTAACTAGCCGTCCTATTGTTGTAGATGGAAATAGTGAAATTAAACTTGTACTTGCCAATGAAAACTACGAAAGCTTACAAGTAAGTTGTGACGGGCATGTCATTCTAGCTGTTATGCCAGGTGATGAAGTTATTATTAGAAAAAGTGTAAATACATTAAGGCTTATCCACCCTCTAGATCATGACTACTTTAATGTACTCAGACAAAAGTTGAGTTGGGGTAATAAACTTTATTAA
- the recN gene encoding DNA repair protein RecN, with amino-acid sequence MLVHLSIQNFAIVKSLEIEWRSGMTTITGETGAGKSIAIDALGLCLGDRAVTNVVRPNSKQASLVATFDIEDNQPAINWLKNNDFSTEDECILRRVISAEGRSKSYINGTPVPLTQLKDISQFLINIHGQHDHQLITKNHTQKQMLDDFANHRHLLEDVKFHYQKWQSLTQELTQLQTSQQSREAQQQLLQYQVSELDDFGLIENEFTQLEVDYKKFSNCQHLLDSSLQAIHLLSDDDTFNINDALRTCIEKVANITSVDTTLVPVMDQMNEALLQLEDASQELKDYNARLELDPQYFQTIEERYSTAIQLAKKHQTQPEALHQLHYDLKQQLSAITTDESRLNQLHQEIDFAKNQYVDSAQKLTESRQKAAITLSAKITDSMRELNMEHGQFCVAVSNENSEKMSASGSDDINFLVSLNPGQSLDTMSKVASGGELSRISLAMQVILSHQVTAPSLIFDEVDVGISGPTAAMVGSKLKQLAQNTQVICVTHLPQVASKGHQQFFVSKLTDGEHTETKVTELSTNARVKEIARLLAGDQITDSSLANAQELLAG; translated from the coding sequence ATGCTTGTTCATTTATCAATTCAAAATTTCGCTATTGTTAAGTCGCTCGAAATCGAATGGCGATCTGGCATGACTACAATTACTGGTGAGACTGGTGCAGGTAAATCAATTGCCATTGATGCATTAGGGCTATGCCTCGGTGATAGAGCCGTTACCAACGTGGTTCGTCCTAATAGTAAACAAGCGTCACTTGTTGCCACTTTTGATATTGAAGATAATCAACCAGCGATTAATTGGTTAAAAAACAATGATTTTTCTACGGAAGACGAGTGCATTTTACGGCGCGTAATATCTGCTGAGGGTCGTTCAAAATCTTATATAAACGGAACACCTGTTCCACTAACACAACTAAAAGATATCAGTCAGTTTTTGATTAATATTCATGGCCAACATGATCATCAACTAATTACAAAAAACCATACGCAAAAGCAAATGCTCGATGACTTTGCAAATCATAGACATTTATTAGAAGACGTTAAATTTCACTATCAAAAATGGCAAAGTTTGACACAAGAATTAACACAACTACAAACGTCGCAACAAAGCAGAGAAGCACAGCAACAGTTATTACAATATCAAGTGAGTGAACTTGACGACTTCGGCTTGATCGAAAACGAATTCACTCAATTAGAAGTTGATTATAAAAAATTCAGCAATTGCCAACATTTACTTGATAGCTCTTTACAAGCAATTCATCTTTTAAGCGACGATGATACCTTTAATATAAATGATGCGCTAAGAACTTGTATTGAAAAAGTAGCCAATATTACGAGTGTAGATACCACACTAGTACCTGTGATGGATCAAATGAATGAAGCATTGTTACAACTAGAAGATGCAAGCCAAGAGCTTAAAGATTACAATGCACGATTAGAGCTAGATCCTCAATATTTTCAAACCATTGAAGAAAGATATTCAACAGCAATACAGCTCGCTAAAAAACATCAAACACAACCAGAAGCACTGCATCAACTTCATTATGATTTGAAACAACAGTTGTCGGCAATAACCACTGATGAGTCGAGATTAAATCAGTTACACCAAGAAATAGATTTTGCTAAAAATCAATATGTCGACAGCGCTCAAAAACTGACAGAATCCCGCCAAAAAGCAGCAATAACACTAAGCGCAAAAATTACTGATAGTATGCGTGAGTTAAATATGGAACATGGACAGTTTTGTGTTGCTGTAAGTAATGAAAACTCTGAGAAAATGTCTGCATCAGGTAGCGACGACATTAACTTTTTGGTTAGCTTAAACCCAGGACAGTCACTAGATACAATGAGCAAAGTTGCATCAGGTGGTGAACTTTCTCGTATTAGCTTAGCAATGCAGGTAATCTTGTCACATCAAGTTACCGCGCCTAGTTTAATTTTCGACGAAGTAGATGTTGGTATCAGTGGGCCAACTGCTGCAATGGTTGGTAGTAAGTTAAAACAACTTGCTCAGAATACACAGGTAATATGTGTTACTCACCTCCCTCAAGTAGCCAGTAAAGGTCATCAACAATTTTTTGTCAGCAAATTAACCGATGGTGAGCATACTGAAACAAAAGTCACGGAACTATCTACAAATGCACGCGTCAAAGAAATTGCACGATTACTAGCAGGTGATCAGATAACAGACTCTAGTTTAGCAAACGCCCAAGAATTGTTAGCAGGTTAA
- a CDS encoding outer membrane protein assembly factor BamE yields the protein MLFRILTLIALLGLSACTGWIYRIDIPQGNFLEQKDIDKLQLGMTKEQVKFVLGTPVVTDTFNNNVWHYVYRFKSGRSEALNKDRKFIVTFEDNKLKDAQGDFELPESFYTPIVN from the coding sequence ATGTTGTTTCGAATTTTAACGTTAATTGCTTTATTAGGATTGTCTGCTTGTACTGGCTGGATTTACCGGATAGATATTCCACAAGGGAACTTCCTTGAACAGAAAGATATCGATAAATTGCAATTAGGCATGACCAAAGAACAAGTAAAGTTTGTATTAGGTACACCTGTTGTTACTGACACATTCAACAATAATGTTTGGCATTATGTTTACCGTTTTAAGTCAGGTAGAAGTGAGGCGTTAAATAAAGATAGAAAGTTTATAGTGACCTTTGAAGATAATAAATTAAAAGATGCCCAAGGCGATTTTGAATTACCAGAAAGCTTTTACACCCCTATCGTTAATTAG
- a CDS encoding mandelate racemase/muconate lactonizing enzyme family protein, which yields MKVTHIEIFDIECPERPPWNPVFVRIHTDEGITGVGEAGLAYDWGHSAAAAMIKEIAEAVLIGFDPFQTELLWSRMLRESFWGLGGGPVLYSAMSAIDTALWDIKGKALNVPVYQLLGGKVNSDLRTYASQLQFDWDTECTKLIEPAEYAEAALKAVAEGYDAVKVDPIVYNQDGSSSFDRTKLFTAPQMRLFGNRLRAIRNAVGDDVDIIFESHSLMGAASAIQMGKIIEEVGCMMYEEPVNYLNNKVHKKVADKVNVPIAGGERLYHRWDVRPYFEDQSIDVLQPDVGLCGGFTEAKKVCDYADTYDIRIQAHVCGGPVATAASLHLETAIPNFLIHEHHTYAIKHWNRELCIQDPQPKNGIFNVSETPGIGIELNDEIVKRSPNVTVNALKA from the coding sequence ATGAAAGTTACCCATATAGAAATATTTGATATTGAATGCCCTGAAAGGCCACCGTGGAATCCTGTTTTTGTTCGTATTCATACTGATGAGGGTATTACAGGGGTTGGTGAAGCAGGTCTTGCTTATGACTGGGGGCATAGTGCAGCAGCTGCGATGATTAAAGAAATCGCCGAGGCGGTTTTAATTGGTTTTGATCCTTTCCAAACAGAACTGCTATGGTCTCGTATGTTACGTGAGAGTTTCTGGGGATTAGGTGGTGGGCCTGTTCTATATTCTGCCATGAGTGCTATTGATACAGCATTATGGGATATAAAAGGAAAAGCACTAAATGTTCCTGTATATCAATTACTTGGTGGTAAAGTAAATAGTGACTTAAGAACTTATGCAAGCCAATTGCAATTTGATTGGGATACTGAATGTACAAAACTTATTGAACCTGCTGAATATGCTGAAGCAGCTTTAAAAGCGGTGGCTGAAGGTTATGACGCTGTAAAAGTAGATCCAATTGTTTACAACCAGGACGGTAGTTCATCATTTGACCGCACTAAATTGTTTACCGCTCCGCAAATGAGATTGTTTGGAAACCGCCTACGTGCGATTAGAAATGCAGTAGGAGATGACGTTGATATTATTTTCGAATCACATTCCTTAATGGGGGCAGCTTCAGCCATTCAAATGGGTAAAATAATTGAAGAAGTTGGCTGTATGATGTATGAAGAGCCTGTTAATTACCTTAATAATAAAGTACATAAAAAGGTAGCCGATAAAGTAAACGTGCCTATAGCGGGTGGCGAACGCTTGTATCATCGCTGGGATGTTCGTCCTTACTTTGAAGACCAAAGTATTGATGTGTTGCAACCTGATGTAGGGTTATGTGGTGGCTTTACAGAAGCAAAAAAAGTGTGTGATTATGCTGATACATACGATATTCGTATTCAAGCGCATGTTTGTGGTGGTCCAGTGGCTACAGCTGCGTCATTGCATTTAGAAACGGCAATACCCAACTTTTTAATTCATGAACATCATACATACGCGATTAAACATTGGAATCGCGAATTGTGTATACAGGATCCTCAACCGAAAAATGGTATTTTTAATGTATCTGAAACACCAGGTATCGGTATTGAGCTTAATGATGAAATTGTAAAACGCTCGCCTAATGTTACTGTAAATGCATTGAAAGCGTAG
- a CDS encoding class II aldolase/adducin family protein: MLEIPKLNLKDKVSPQEWQTRVDLAACYRLVAMHGWDDLIYTHISARIPESDFLLINAFGLAFDEITASNLVKIDIEGNIIDADCPFDINPAGFTIHSAVHQARHDEQCVLHLHTNETIAVASLKEGLLPLSQYAMFALASMSYHDYEGLAVNADEKKRIQDDLGNANFMLLRNHGGLTLGKTIGDAFMHMYDLTRACQVQLQIMATGMDKILVEQSIVDGIKAQANIVHTGLTGGQKSWPALVRRVYRQDPSFAS; the protein is encoded by the coding sequence ATGTTAGAGATACCAAAACTAAATTTAAAAGACAAAGTGTCGCCTCAAGAGTGGCAAACGCGAGTAGATTTGGCCGCCTGTTATCGTTTGGTAGCCATGCATGGTTGGGACGACTTAATTTATACACATATTTCTGCACGTATTCCAGAGTCAGATTTTTTACTGATAAATGCATTTGGTTTAGCGTTTGATGAGATTACCGCTTCTAACCTCGTAAAAATTGATATTGAAGGCAATATTATTGATGCTGACTGTCCTTTCGATATTAACCCAGCAGGTTTTACAATTCATAGTGCTGTGCATCAAGCTAGGCATGATGAGCAATGTGTGTTGCATTTGCATACCAATGAAACTATAGCAGTAGCGAGTTTAAAAGAAGGACTTTTGCCTCTTAGCCAATATGCTATGTTTGCTTTGGCATCTATGAGCTATCATGACTATGAAGGTCTTGCTGTCAATGCTGATGAGAAAAAACGCATACAAGATGACCTTGGTAACGCTAACTTTATGCTGCTGAGAAATCACGGTGGTTTAACATTAGGTAAAACCATTGGTGATGCATTTATGCATATGTATGATTTAACTCGTGCCTGTCAAGTACAACTACAAATAATGGCTACAGGTATGGATAAGATACTTGTAGAACAAAGCATTGTTGATGGTATCAAAGCTCAAGCGAATATTGTTCATACAGGGCTAACAGGTGGCCAGAAATCTTGGCCGGCGCTTGTTAGGCGGGTTTATCGCCAAGATCCATCATTTGCAAGTTAA
- a CDS encoding threonine/serine ThrE exporter family protein, producing MTNLEEFHQKRRFIIRLGKALHKFGTPAYRLEAHLQSVSQFLELYASFIVTPTSLTFILSDEEENQEYNHLVRVNPGDLDLGALARTDELVDELSSGQRTLVEAIDRLDEIVNKPNPYGKVLTFFAFGASSGAFAMLMHTSWNDVFWSTILGLVACLFIFWAERSRRVTEMLEPIAALTCALLASLITNYDPSINAPLVILSAVIAFIPGLALTLGLSELAARNLISGTARVMDALMVLFKLYFGAVLGMAIGHKLWGVADYVEPLTLPAWTSWASVTVLSISLVILFKARKKDAPWGIISGYVAFAASLWGANYLGVALGAFVGAFALGIYSNIFSRIMNLPSSLVKLLGLVVLVPGSKVYMGLNIAVSGQMILANTSDINSQWFLIFMSLVAGLIFANVAIPPRKAL from the coding sequence ATGACGAATCTGGAAGAGTTTCACCAAAAAAGACGATTTATTATTCGCTTGGGTAAAGCGTTACATAAATTTGGAACGCCTGCCTATCGATTAGAAGCTCACTTACAAAGTGTTTCGCAATTCCTAGAGCTTTATGCAAGCTTTATTGTAACTCCCACTTCATTAACGTTTATTCTTTCCGACGAAGAGGAAAACCAAGAGTATAATCACCTAGTGCGCGTTAACCCTGGCGACCTTGATCTAGGAGCACTAGCCCGAACTGACGAATTAGTGGATGAACTCAGCTCGGGGCAACGCACGCTAGTCGAAGCTATTGATCGCTTAGATGAAATTGTTAATAAACCGAATCCATACGGTAAAGTCCTAACGTTTTTTGCTTTTGGCGCATCAAGTGGCGCATTTGCTATGTTAATGCATACCAGTTGGAACGATGTTTTTTGGTCAACAATTCTTGGTTTAGTTGCATGCCTATTTATCTTTTGGGCAGAAAGATCTAGACGTGTTACCGAAATGCTTGAGCCAATTGCAGCATTAACCTGTGCATTGTTAGCATCACTTATCACGAATTATGATCCCAGTATTAATGCCCCTTTAGTGATCTTATCTGCGGTAATTGCTTTTATTCCTGGACTGGCGCTAACGTTAGGTTTATCAGAATTAGCTGCGCGTAATCTAATTTCTGGAACCGCGAGAGTAATGGATGCGTTGATGGTTTTATTCAAACTCTATTTTGGCGCAGTACTCGGTATGGCAATAGGCCATAAACTATGGGGGGTTGCCGATTACGTAGAACCATTAACGCTACCAGCGTGGACTTCATGGGCTTCCGTAACCGTTTTATCTATTAGCTTGGTAATCCTATTTAAAGCGCGAAAAAAAGATGCGCCATGGGGGATAATATCGGGCTATGTTGCTTTTGCTGCGAGCCTTTGGGGAGCAAACTACTTAGGTGTTGCTCTAGGTGCATTTGTTGGCGCTTTTGCCCTTGGTATTTATAGTAATATTTTCTCTCGCATCATGAACTTACCGTCAAGTTTAGTAAAGTTATTAGGGTTAGTTGTACTAGTACCTGGCAGTAAAGTATATATGGGGCTTAACATTGCGGTATCAGGACAAATGATCTTAGCAAACACTTCGGATATAAACTCACAATGGTTCTTAATTTTTATGTCGCTTGTGGCCGGATTAATTTTCGCTAATGTCGCCATCCCTCCACGAAAAGCGTTGTAA
- a CDS encoding TetR/AcrR family transcriptional regulator translates to MNQSSSKETYHHGDLYKALLDGATTMLAQEGVEALSLRKIAQTVGVSRTAAYHHFEDKHALLCAIATNGFKQWRTIADDILNGTFDSTAEQYRAFVFSYLDFAISNPHLYNLMFGHTIWQTKRANEQLKTAAYPTFNQQVDMVEYWQTQNLLSNEHSALRMSQVVWGTLHGIAKLTIDGIYIDQSSITQMCECAIDMMIKQHST, encoded by the coding sequence ATGAACCAATCCTCTTCAAAAGAAACTTACCATCATGGCGATTTGTATAAAGCATTACTTGATGGCGCAACAACGATGCTTGCCCAAGAAGGTGTTGAGGCACTTTCATTAAGAAAAATAGCGCAAACTGTCGGCGTTTCACGTACTGCTGCCTATCATCATTTTGAAGATAAACATGCATTACTCTGTGCCATAGCAACAAATGGCTTTAAGCAGTGGCGTACTATTGCGGACGATATACTAAATGGCACGTTTGATTCTACTGCAGAACAATACCGAGCATTTGTGTTTAGCTATTTAGATTTTGCAATTTCTAACCCTCATCTATACAACCTAATGTTTGGTCACACTATTTGGCAAACAAAGCGAGCAAACGAACAGTTAAAAACTGCTGCATATCCGACATTTAATCAACAAGTAGACATGGTTGAATATTGGCAAACTCAAAACTTATTATCCAATGAGCACTCAGCATTGCGGATGTCGCAAGTTGTTTGGGGCACATTACATGGCATTGCTAAGTTAACAATAGATGGTATCTATATCGATCAGTCAAGTATCACACAAATGTGTGAGTGCGCTATAGATATGATGATAAAGCAACACTCTACCTAA
- a CDS encoding PilZ domain-containing protein, giving the protein MTITTEQAKLDQYNEFFSIAHDFTVNIEPLVNNQVSSYQQFLDSIPAPFVMASEIATLDQAALKPLQALSGVAGQLIDYLNHQARKIDLMMTYIIQQQDCKESRYQGTSFGGGGFTFISEHTIDVDTRIEVKIFIPEENCAIYCFGEVISAINIDDDTKTLTEHKVIYHFIKDEDRDALVRASLHKQSKDLQALAEKRRQEKADN; this is encoded by the coding sequence ATGACGATAACAACAGAACAAGCAAAGTTAGATCAATATAATGAATTTTTCTCCATTGCCCACGACTTTACGGTGAATATTGAGCCGCTCGTAAATAATCAAGTCAGCAGTTATCAACAGTTTCTTGATTCGATTCCTGCACCATTTGTAATGGCATCAGAAATCGCAACGTTAGATCAAGCGGCACTAAAGCCTTTACAAGCGTTAAGTGGTGTTGCTGGTCAACTAATAGACTACCTTAACCATCAAGCGAGAAAAATTGACTTGATGATGACTTACATTATTCAACAGCAAGATTGTAAGGAATCCCGTTATCAAGGGACAAGTTTTGGTGGTGGTGGTTTTACTTTTATCAGTGAACATACAATTGATGTGGACACACGCATTGAAGTTAAAATATTTATTCCTGAAGAGAACTGTGCAATTTATTGTTTTGGGGAAGTTATTAGCGCGATAAACATTGATGATGACACGAAAACACTAACGGAACATAAAGTTATCTACCACTTTATTAAAGATGAAGACAGAGATGCTTTGGTTAGAGCAAGTTTACATAAACAGTCTAAAGATTTACAAGCGCTTGCAGAAAAAAGAAGGCAAGAGAAAGCAGATAACTAG